The following proteins are encoded in a genomic region of Alistipes shahii WAL 8301:
- a CDS encoding biopolymer transporter ExbD encodes MKSPLLYILEVLFCSGLLLAFYRLLLVRKVSFRACRRYLVAAVFLSAVIPALDIPLYPARTVVYPLPLIAAPPAENFVQTTGELPAAVPVVPAGWRRILRPVAVGGGYLTAVFLSLGFLAVRMVGIRRLRRRSRLTDCGAYTLAEHPQIATPFSFLRTVFLGGGYEGRRRMIVLCHEAGHVRHRHSAERIAVELVRSLFWFNPFVWIAGRWLQEVHEWEADRDVLDAGYDLTEYRTVIFHQLFGHNPDIACGLNHSLTKKRFAMMTQFRKRRFAVLRLGAAIPVVAAMMMLCSFTVKTPPPAAGDPDRPTVTVHISSGGKILFNGRPVTVGDLERLIAAEREKLSEADRAQMEVVLRADKDAPMADLADVMDASRRAHAFRLKLTAEASDPGIVRMLPPDPLRLPADSADYALPATNRNDR; translated from the coding sequence ATGAAATCGCCTTTGCTCTATATCCTCGAAGTGCTCTTTTGCAGCGGACTGCTCCTGGCGTTCTACCGCCTGCTGCTGGTCCGCAAGGTTTCATTCAGGGCCTGTCGCCGCTATCTGGTCGCTGCCGTATTTCTCTCGGCGGTCATCCCGGCGCTCGACATTCCGCTCTACCCTGCCCGGACGGTGGTCTATCCGCTGCCGCTGATCGCCGCACCCCCGGCCGAAAACTTCGTGCAGACGACCGGGGAGCTTCCCGCTGCCGTTCCGGTCGTCCCAGCCGGCTGGCGGCGCATATTGCGCCCGGTGGCTGTGGGGGGGGGCTATCTGACGGCGGTGTTTCTGTCGCTTGGGTTTCTTGCGGTCCGCATGGTCGGAATTCGCCGTCTGCGGCGACGGTCGCGTCTGACCGATTGCGGGGCGTACACCCTTGCCGAGCATCCGCAGATCGCCACTCCCTTTTCGTTCCTGCGCACGGTTTTCCTGGGCGGAGGATACGAAGGTCGCCGGCGCATGATCGTTCTCTGCCATGAAGCGGGTCATGTCCGTCACCGCCATTCGGCGGAACGCATCGCCGTCGAGCTGGTCCGCAGTCTCTTTTGGTTCAATCCGTTCGTCTGGATTGCCGGGCGGTGGTTGCAGGAGGTGCACGAATGGGAGGCCGACCGCGACGTGCTCGACGCCGGTTACGACCTTACCGAATACAGAACGGTTATTTTTCACCAACTCTTCGGCCATAATCCGGATATAGCCTGCGGGTTGAATCATTCACTCACCAAAAAACGATTTGCCATGATGACCCAATTCAGAAAACGCCGTTTCGCCGTGCTGCGGCTCGGTGCCGCCATTCCCGTGGTGGCAGCAATGATGATGCTTTGCAGTTTTACCGTCAAAACTCCGCCTCCGGCAGCCGGGGATCCGGACCGGCCGACCGTTACGGTACATATTTCCTCCGGCGGAAAGATTCTCTTCAACGGCCGTCCTGTGACGGTCGGGGATCTGGAGCGGCTGATCGCCGCCGAACGCGAAAAACTCTCCGAAGCCGACCGTGCGCAGATGGAGGTGGTTCTGCGGGCCGACAAAGATGCTCCTATGGCCGATTTGGCCGACGTGATGGACGCGTCGCGCCGTGCGCATGCCTTTCGTCTCAAACTGACTGCGGAAGCTTCCGATCCCGGCATCGTGCGGATGCTTCCGCCCGATCCCCTGCGCCTGCCT